Genomic segment of Nostoc sp. TCL240-02:
AATCAGCAGGATAGGGATATATTGTGGCAATTTCATCTCTCCACGAATGTGCTTAGTAACTTCGTACCCATCCATATCTGGCATCATCAGATCCAGCAGAACCAAGTCACAAGGAGAAGCTTTCAATTCTGCTAAAGCCGAAATACCATTTTCTGCTGTGCTAATCGTGTAACCTTCTTCCTCCAAAATAGTTTTGATCAAAAACACGTTATCAGGAGAGTCATCAACTACCAGAATTTTGCCAGAACGAGAAGATTGTGAAGTCATATAGATGTAAGGTACGGGATAAAAGTAAATTTTTAGGGAAACTGGTTTATTGGTATAGTTTTTGAGATAGTTCTCTTAAGTAAACTTCCTCCAAATAAAAATTGTTTACCAAAAAATTTATATAAATGTATTTTAAAAACTACTTTACTGACCTTTTTAGCAGATAGCTACAAGCTAATTGAATTATGGCTCGTCAAATTTTAGAACTGAATACAGATAATGGCGGCAAAATTTTAGTTACTAAATGTACCAGTAGGTCGGGTTATCGGCTACCAGTAAGTTGTTTAGAAAAAAGAAAAAAGTAAAAACTAGCTTCGATTCCGTAAATTGCAATAATATAGCCAAATTCGTCATAATTTCTGGATATTTATCCGACTATGCCAACTTTGCCAGCACCCAGCCAAAGCGCTAGATTTTTTATTAGCTACCGCAGCCAAGATCCAGACTTGAGCCTTGCCAAGGATTTTTATGAAGCTATTAAAGCTGCTGGACACGAAGCATTCATGGCAGGCGAGAGTATTCGCTTAGGGGAAAAATGGCCTCAGCGCATTGATGAAGAACTACAACAGTGTGATTACTTTTTGTTGCTGTTGTCTGAGCGTTCGGCAACTAGCGAGATGGTGACAGAAGAGGTGAGACAGGCTAAAGAGTTACGGGATGGCAGCGATCAGCATAAGCCGGTGATTTTGCCTATTCGCGTTAACTTCCCTCGGAGTGCGCCACTGAATTACGATTTGCGGGGTTATTTACAACAGATTCAGCAGCAAGAGTGGAAGTCGGCTGCTGACACTCACAGAATTTTACAGGAAATTTTTAGTTTAGTGCCAAACGGGAATGTAGAAAGATTAGCAGAGTGCCAGAGTGGGGAATTGGGAGGCGAACAATTATTTTCCCCCATTCCCTCATCTGCTTATCCTCCTTTGCCAGTGACAAAACCAGTATTGCCTGATGGACAGATGAATTTAGCTGAAAATTCGTCTGATTTGAACGGTTTGTTAGATCCAGAACTATCCCCAGAACTGGAATTTCCGTTTTTCGATCAAGCTTTTTATGCTGATTGTTACAAAGAAGTGAAGAAGCCAGGGGGATTAATTCGGTTGAGAGCGCCTTTGCAATGGGGTAAAACCTACTTAATGAGCCAGATTTTGGATTATGGAACTCAGCAAGGCTATAAAACAGTACGGTTAGACTTTCAAGAGCCAGAAAAAAAATTATTCAATACTTCAAAGCCTTTCTTGCAATGGTTCTGCGCCAGCATAGCCAGAGAATTAAATCTATCAGAGAAACTAGCTCAGAAGTGGAAAGTTACAGTGAACACCAACATAGACTGTACAAAATACTTTGAAGAATATTTGTTGCCAGCAATCAATAGTCCGCTAGTTTTGGGATTAGATAATATTGATGTCATATTCTCTTATCACATAGCTAGTGACTTTCTTGCATTACTACGCGCTTGGTATGATAAGCGCACAACTAACCCTATTTGGAAAAAGCTCCGGTTGGTAATAGCCTATTCTAAAGAAGATTACATTCCTAGAGATAAGAATAGATCACCGTTAAATGTCGGGAAAGGTATTGAAATACCAGAGTTAAATCGGCTACAGGTGCAAAATTTAGCACAGCGCCTCCAACTCCCTTGGAATGAAGAGCAAGTTGCCCAACTAATGGCGATGGTTGGTGGGCATCCTTGGCTGGTGAAGGAGGCGCTGTATAAAATAGCGTGGCGTGAACTAACATTGAAAGAACTATTGAAAATTGCTCCCACACAAGAAGGCTTATACAGCGATCATCTGCTTCGCCATTGGTCAACATTGCAGGATAATCCAGAACTACTTGCAACTATGAGACAAGTAGTTGCTGTCAATACCCCAGTCAAAATAGACCCAGAGAAAGCGTATAAATTATGGTGTATGAGACTAGTAAAATACACGGGTGATGATGTTATGCCCTTGTGTGATTTGTATCGGTTTTATTTTCGCGCTCGCTTTGACTTTTAGTGATGATTTAAAATTTCCTAGAAATTTCTCCTAAATCCTCTTTGCAAGCAGAGAGGAAAGCCTGAGAATGATTTAGTGTGCAACTGCATTGGTAATAACTCATGAATCCAGCACCTAACCCAAACTATGAATACCAAGTTGGGGGTAC
This window contains:
- a CDS encoding AAA-like domain-containing protein, whose protein sequence is MPTLPAPSQSARFFISYRSQDPDLSLAKDFYEAIKAAGHEAFMAGESIRLGEKWPQRIDEELQQCDYFLLLLSERSATSEMVTEEVRQAKELRDGSDQHKPVILPIRVNFPRSAPLNYDLRGYLQQIQQQEWKSAADTHRILQEIFSLVPNGNVERLAECQSGELGGEQLFSPIPSSAYPPLPVTKPVLPDGQMNLAENSSDLNGLLDPELSPELEFPFFDQAFYADCYKEVKKPGGLIRLRAPLQWGKTYLMSQILDYGTQQGYKTVRLDFQEPEKKLFNTSKPFLQWFCASIARELNLSEKLAQKWKVTVNTNIDCTKYFEEYLLPAINSPLVLGLDNIDVIFSYHIASDFLALLRAWYDKRTTNPIWKKLRLVIAYSKEDYIPRDKNRSPLNVGKGIEIPELNRLQVQNLAQRLQLPWNEEQVAQLMAMVGGHPWLVKEALYKIAWRELTLKELLKIAPTQEGLYSDHLLRHWSTLQDNPELLATMRQVVAVNTPVKIDPEKAYKLWCMRLVKYTGDDVMPLCDLYRFYFRARFDF